Below is a genomic region from Thermochromatium tepidum ATCC 43061.
CTCGGCCCTGAGCTGCAACAGCATGGCCGCTTGCGGGTCGGCCTCGCTCGGTTGTTTGCGCTCATAGTTGATCCCCAGTGGCGCGCCCTTGATCTTCAGGTGTCGGCTGAGCTGGCGCTGGAAGCTGCCGCCGTCGATGACGAAATCTAGACGATAGAACCCGGGCGTCAGCCGCTGGGTCTCGAGGAGGGTCGAAAAACGTGCATTGGCGGCATCGAGCACCATGATCCGTTCGTCCGTCGCCAGGGTCTGATCCCCCGGGGTGGGTGGGGCGAGACCCGCTTCGGTGGCAGGAATGGCCCCCGAGGCCGGCTGCGGCAGGGGCGTTTCGGGCGCCGAGGTGACGATGACCTTGGCGCTGAGCACCCCAACCACCTCGGGCCGGGTGACCTGCTGATTGTGATCGGTGAGCCAGCTTTCGAGTTTGGGTGACTCGCCGAGCCCGACTGCATTCGGGACAGGGGCGACCTCGATGCCGAGATCGGTCAGGATCACGACCCGGTTGTCCGGATCCTCGACGCCGCGGATCCGCCACTGACCGGGTTTGGGGTTGGAGATCGTCACCAAGTCATAGCCGGCCTCGCTGCGCCAGACCACCCCAGGCGCAGGCCGATCGGCGCGGATACGCTCGCCGTCGGGTGTCGTCAACTGGCTTTGACCGCCCTCGGGGCGAAAGGCGAGCAGCGTGAATTCCCGGACCTGGTCGTCGATCTGAAAGCGATTGCCCTGGATCGGCACCGTGGTCGGCGGGGCGCTCTGTTCGAGCACGCGCAAGAAGACACGCTGTAGCAGGGCAGCCTCCTGGACGATCTCCATCCAGCCTCCGGTCTGGGTCGCGAGCAGCCGCATGAGCGGCTCATCGATCTGATCGGAGAGACCGATGGGGTGGACCTTGACACCCATGGACCTGAGCGACTCGATCTGCTCGGTGAGGATACGCTCGCGCGAGGCGGCACTGTCTGCTGGATCCTTGGAGACATCGACCAGTCCGTCGGTCAGGAGGATCAGATGGCGCTCGCCCTCGGGCGGGGCCTTGCTCCAGTCCTGGGTTGCTGTCCGGATGGCGCCCTCGATGTCGGTGAAGAGTCCGCGCGAATGGATGCGCGTTAGGCGCCCGGCGAGCTGCTTCTTCCAAGCCGCATCGACCTGGGCTGGCGCCACCAGAACCTCGGTCTGCTCGGCGAACAGCCAGACGCCGCAGATGGAGCCTGGAGGGATGAGCTCGTTGACGATCTGCAAGGCCGGCACGCGCAGATTCCGCGGATCGGTCTGACGCATGCTGCCTGAGACATCGATGACTAACCGGACATCGGGTGGCGCCGCCAGCGCGATCTGGACCGCAATCGACCACAGCAGTGCGAGTGCGGCCAGGAATCGCCGTTGGTTCAAGGGAGCCACAGCTCGAAACAGCCTCCGGGCAGGTGATGGCCGTTGCGCAACTGGATTCGACCCTGACGCGCGCCGTTTCGGTGCAATTGGGCGATCCGGGAGGCAAAATAGAGTCCGAGCTGGGTACGGCCCGGGTTGAGGCTATCCCCCTGCCGACCCGTCCCGTATTCCAGCAGGTTGAGAAGGGCGGGTGGAAAACCTACACCATCGTCCTCGACGCGGATCACCAGGAAATCGTCCTCCTGATCTGCGCTGATTTC
It encodes:
- a CDS encoding vWA domain-containing protein — encoded protein: MAPLNQRRFLAALALLWSIAVQIALAAPPDVRLVIDVSGSMRQTDPRNLRVPALQIVNELIPPGSICGVWLFAEQTEVLVAPAQVDAAWKKQLAGRLTRIHSRGLFTDIEGAIRTATQDWSKAPPEGERHLILLTDGLVDVSKDPADSAASRERILTEQIESLRSMGVKVHPIGLSDQIDEPLMRLLATQTGGWMEIVQEAALLQRVFLRVLEQSAPPTTVPIQGNRFQIDDQVREFTLLAFRPEGGQSQLTTPDGERIRADRPAPGVVWRSEAGYDLVTISNPKPGQWRIRGVEDPDNRVVILTDLGIEVAPVPNAVGLGESPKLESWLTDHNQQVTRPEVVGVLSAKVIVTSAPETPLPQPASGAIPATEAGLAPPTPGDQTLATDERIMVLDAANARFSTLLETQRLTPGFYRLDFVIDGGSFQRQLSRHLKIKGAPLGINYERKQPSEADPQAAMLLQLRAEPDLVDPSSLSGYLLARGPEGWTEVVEITKGKRFPLTVKIPIQQPGEYQVTSHFMGLGLTGEPIEVKPEPGVLNFDFAPPPQPTAPGPEGSISWGWLFIYVLGGNVWIGALLALTWWLMTRARSPRDRTGAGASKTKGAGRTRA